A genomic segment from Spinacia oleracea cultivar Varoflay chromosome 3, BTI_SOV_V1, whole genome shotgun sequence encodes:
- the LOC110776376 gene encoding OVARIAN TUMOR DOMAIN-containing deubiquitinating enzyme 4 has product MMIVCPPIKTCTKNVLPVSGHFQKKMRRHVHNLGSPIVSSSCCFVLKQGISRIRYSRISVFRKSSWFSDCSYRAFRWFQYKSGVSSKKVSYPLLTVKSSANARGSQETSIGFSSWPQDATVKNLVLKRRLLSDLKLSVGPFSWSKGYGAVGLISGLLACYSTSNSAHAEASEGTGDNKECANSSADHISHGKKVHTDYSVIGIPGDGRCLFRSVAHGACLRRGKPAPSESLQKQLADELRAMVADEFIRRRQETEWFIEGDFDTYISQIRKPHVWGGEPELLMLSHVLRMPITVYMRDDKYGGLISIAEYGQEYGKDNHPVQVLYHGYGHYDALLMPGKKGTKSRL; this is encoded by the exons ATGATGATAGTTTGCCCTCCTATCAAGACTTGCACCAAAAATGTGCTTCCTGTTAGTGGGCATTTTCAAAAGAAGATGAGAAGACATGTACATAATTTGGGGTCCCCAATTGTGTCCAGTTCATGCTGTTTTGTTTTAAAACAGGGAATTTCCAGAATTAGATATTCTCGAATTTCAGTCTTCAGAAAATCATCATGGTTTTCTGATTGTAGCTATCGCGCATTTCGATGGTTTCAGTACAAATCTGGTGTATCCAGTAAGAAAGTGTCCTATCCATTATTAACGGTTAAAAGTTCAGCAAATGCTAGGGGTTCTCAAGAGACATCAATTGGTTTCTCATCCTGGCCTCAAGATGCAACTGTAAAAAATTTGGTGCTGAAAAGAAGACTGCTGTCTGACCTTAAATTAAGTGTGGGACCATTTTCTTGGTCGAAAGGATATGGTGCTGTTGGTTTGATTTCGGGATTACTAGCTTGTTATTCAACTTCAAATTCAGCGCATGCTGAAGCGTCAGAGGGAACAGGGGACAATAAGGAATGCGCTAATTCATCGGCTGACCATATTTCCCATGGAAAGAAAGTTCACACTGATTATTCTGTCATAG GCATACCTGGAGATGGAAGGTGTTTATTTCGTTCTGTTGCTCATGGTGCTTGTTTAAGACGCGGAAAACCTGCCCCAAGTGAAAGCCTTCAGAAACAATTAGCTGACGAGTTGCGGGCAATG GTTGCAGATGAATTTATCAGAAGGCGACAAGAAACTGAGTG GTTTATTGAAGGTGATTTTGACACTTACATTTCACAAATAAGGAAGCCACATGTATGGGGAGGTGAGCCTGAGTTGCTGATGCTCTCCCATGTTTTAAG GATGCCGATTACGGTTTATATGCGCGATGACAAGTATGGCGGACTGATATCTATTGCCGAGTATGGCCAGGAATATGGCAAAGACAACCACCCAGTACAAGTTTTATATCATGGTTATGGTCATTATGATGCGTTACTAATGCCTGGAAAGAAAGGTACCAAATCTAGGCTGTAG